One Deinococcus grandis DNA window includes the following coding sequences:
- a CDS encoding PadR family transcriptional regulator has translation MDPNLFKGNLDLILLSVLEREGGYGQDIAARVQSGTDGHIRLNAGSLYPALHRLERAGFLRAQETSPARGGPPVRTYTLTDAGREELARRRERYHAFDRALRGLW, from the coding sequence GTGGATCCGAACCTCTTCAAGGGCAACCTCGACCTGATCCTCCTGAGCGTCCTCGAACGCGAGGGCGGCTACGGGCAGGACATCGCCGCGCGCGTCCAGAGCGGCACGGACGGGCACATCCGCCTGAACGCGGGAAGCCTGTATCCCGCGCTGCACCGCCTGGAACGCGCCGGATTCCTGCGCGCCCAGGAGACCAGCCCCGCGCGCGGCGGCCCCCCGGTGCGGACGTACACCCTGACGGACGCGGGCCGCGAGGAACTCGCCCGGCGTCGCGAGCGCTACCACGCGTTCGACCGGGCGCTGCGGGGCCTCTGGTGA
- the lepB gene encoding signal peptidase I, translating to MTRPPRPGRLRTLWQEWGSPVLVALLFTQFGATAVRVDGASMLPGLRHGEQLVVPKVEGWAHRAGLGTYARGDVVVFKPPRSAAAEWTREYRGVTLPWAYRPYLVKRVVGLPGDRVQVRGGTVLVNGQPLPEPRTQAYWDASCHDTASPLANTPAVTVPAGAYFVMGDNRSEGGSLDSRVFGPVDTADIAGRAVASVWPLMAPEHAQAPCDGQAHPERRVQLSGAAHWNPRLLMGD from the coding sequence GTGACTCGCCCCCCCCGCCCGGGTCGGCTGCGGACCCTCTGGCAGGAGTGGGGTTCGCCCGTTCTGGTCGCGCTGCTGTTCACGCAGTTCGGCGCGACTGCCGTGCGCGTGGACGGCGCGAGCATGCTGCCCGGCCTGCGCCACGGCGAACAGCTGGTCGTCCCGAAGGTCGAGGGCTGGGCGCACCGCGCCGGGCTGGGCACGTACGCACGCGGCGATGTGGTCGTGTTCAAACCGCCCCGCAGCGCCGCCGCCGAGTGGACGCGCGAGTACCGGGGCGTGACCCTCCCCTGGGCGTACCGCCCGTACCTCGTCAAGCGCGTGGTGGGGCTGCCCGGCGACCGGGTTCAGGTGCGCGGCGGCACCGTCCTCGTGAACGGCCAGCCGCTCCCCGAGCCGCGCACGCAGGCGTACTGGGACGCCAGCTGCCACGACACCGCCAGTCCGCTGGCGAACACGCCCGCCGTCACCGTGCCCGCCGGGGCGTACTTCGTGATGGGCGACAACCGCAGCGAGGGCGGCAGCCTCGACAGCCGCGTGTTCGGCCCGGTGGACACCGCCGACATCGCCGGGCGGGCCGTCGCCAGCGTGTGGCCCCTGATGGCCCCCGAGCACGCGCAGGCCCCCTGCGACGGGCAGGCGCACCCCGAGCGGCGCGTGCAGCTCAGCGGGGCCGCCCACTGGAATCCGCGCCTCCTGATGGGCGACTGA
- a CDS encoding isocitrate lyase/PEP mutase family protein: protein MIRPDHARTLHLAHREGLILPNAWDAASARTLEHAGAPAIGTTSAGIAFALGEPDGQAAPVEDLLDALARIVRATSRPVTADLEGGYAPDPDGVARIVTRALGLGVAGLNLEDATDTGTLRPVEDQVLRLRAARQAADTLGVPAYLNARTDTYLAGFGTTPTERFTETVRRGRAYLHAGADSVFVPGLTDPATLRELRGALGGPVSVMLLPGGPDAHTLLRAGASRVSTGPALMLAALGHTLTLTRDLLGPGTPPATPGPSYAQVQGWFTAEFRGIEGLSQSL from the coding sequence ATGATCCGACCCGACCACGCCCGCACCCTCCACCTCGCCCACCGGGAGGGCCTGATCCTCCCGAACGCCTGGGACGCCGCCAGCGCCCGCACCCTGGAGCACGCGGGCGCGCCCGCCATCGGCACCACCAGCGCCGGGATCGCCTTCGCACTCGGGGAGCCCGATGGGCAGGCCGCGCCCGTGGAGGACCTGCTGGACGCCCTGGCCCGCATCGTGCGGGCCACCTCCCGGCCCGTCACCGCCGACCTGGAAGGCGGGTACGCCCCTGACCCCGACGGCGTCGCGCGGATCGTCACCCGCGCGCTGGGGCTGGGCGTGGCGGGCCTGAACCTGGAGGACGCCACCGACACGGGCACGCTGCGGCCCGTCGAGGACCAGGTCCTGCGGCTGCGCGCCGCCCGGCAGGCCGCCGACACCCTGGGTGTGCCCGCGTACCTGAACGCCCGCACCGACACGTACCTCGCCGGGTTCGGGACCACCCCCACCGAACGCTTCACGGAGACCGTCCGGCGCGGCCGCGCGTACCTGCACGCCGGGGCGGACAGTGTGTTCGTGCCCGGCCTGACCGACCCCGCCACCCTGCGCGAACTGCGCGGCGCGCTGGGCGGCCCGGTCAGCGTGATGCTCCTGCCCGGCGGCCCGGACGCCCACACCCTGCTGCGCGCCGGGGCCAGCCGCGTCAGCACCGGCCCCGCGCTGATGCTCGCCGCGCTGGGCCACACCCTGACCCTCACCCGCGACCTGCTCGGCCCCGGCACGCCGCCCGCCACGCCCGGCCCCAGCTACGCGCAGGTGCAGGGGTGGTTCACAGCAGAATTCAGAGGGATTGAAGGTCTTTCTCAATCCCTCTGA
- a CDS encoding DNA-3-methyladenine glycosylase 2 — MTLPYARDFMLGRMFAADAAFDGLFYTGVTSTGIYCLPSCRARKPRAEHVQFHASPHEARAAGLRACRRCHPDAYRGVPLPEAALLAALGGVSVPDVPGVRALADALHLGESALHAQWRDLFQVTPGEWLARERVRLAARALRDSGRSVAEVAFAVGFGSLSAFGAQFRRGMHLTPQAWRYAGTGGRLTLTLPAGCPLEVVWRDLGRDPDSVTQRVEAQAGRVAFAWTLPGGPQRVTLHVTAGQVEVHPDVPDALTPTDWEALHALTVRALGLHAPLAGGDWPVPLVPQPFDGLIWAVAGQQVTFAQACRIRRTLTLRFGTPVAGGLTAPPTAAQLAALDDAALRACGLTDARAALLRRLAGRVARHELNLDALARGTVGAARRTLLAVPGIGPWTADYVLLRVLGFPDVVPEGDAALAASLRRTHALPARPTPAQVQTLLQTLLQTHAPRRSQAVLRAWHAALDPT; from the coding sequence ATGACCCTGCCGTACGCGCGTGACTTCATGCTGGGCCGCATGTTCGCGGCGGACGCGGCGTTCGACGGGCTGTTCTACACCGGCGTGACGAGCACCGGGATCTACTGCCTGCCGTCCTGCCGGGCCCGCAAGCCCCGCGCGGAGCACGTGCAGTTCCACGCGTCGCCCCATGAGGCGCGCGCGGCGGGTCTGCGTGCCTGCCGCCGCTGCCACCCGGACGCGTACCGGGGCGTACCGCTGCCCGAGGCGGCGCTGCTGGCCGCGCTGGGCGGCGTGAGCGTGCCCGACGTGCCGGGCGTGCGGGCGCTGGCCGATGCGCTGCACCTGGGCGAGAGTGCCCTGCACGCCCAGTGGCGCGACCTGTTCCAGGTGACGCCCGGCGAGTGGCTGGCCCGCGAGCGGGTGCGGCTGGCCGCGCGAGCCCTGCGGGACAGCGGGCGCAGCGTGGCGGAGGTGGCGTTCGCGGTGGGCTTCGGGAGTCTGTCGGCGTTCGGCGCGCAGTTCCGCCGCGGGATGCACCTGACCCCGCAGGCGTGGCGGTACGCCGGGACGGGCGGCAGGCTGACGCTGACCCTCCCGGCGGGGTGCCCGCTGGAGGTCGTGTGGCGCGACCTGGGCCGCGACCCGGACAGCGTGACGCAGCGGGTGGAGGCGCAGGCTGGCCGCGTGGCCTTCGCGTGGACCCTCCCCGGCGGGCCGCAACGGGTCACGCTGCACGTCACCGCCGGGCAGGTCGAGGTGCACCCGGACGTCCCCGACGCCCTGACGCCCACCGACTGGGAGGCGCTGCACGCCCTGACCGTCCGCGCGCTGGGCCTGCACGCGCCCCTGGCCGGTGGCGACTGGCCGGTCCCGCTGGTCCCGCAACCCTTCGACGGGTTGATCTGGGCGGTGGCGGGGCAGCAGGTCACGTTCGCGCAGGCCTGCCGCATCCGCCGCACGCTGACCCTGCGGTTCGGCACGCCTGTCGCCGGGGGCCTGACCGCGCCGCCCACCGCCGCGCAGCTGGCCGCGCTGGACGACGCCGCCCTGCGCGCCTGCGGCCTGACCGACGCGCGCGCCGCCCTGCTGCGCCGCCTCGCCGGGCGGGTCGCGCGGCATGAACTGAACCTGGACGCCCTGGCGCGCGGCACGGTCGGCGCGGCCCGCCGCACGCTGCTGGCCGTGCCCGGCATCGGCCCCTGGACGGCGGACTACGTGCTGCTGCGCGTCCTGGGCTTCCCCGACGTCGTGCCCGAGGGCGACGCCGCGCTGGCCGCCAGCCTGCGCCGCACCCACGCCCTGCCCGCACGGCCCACGCCCGCGCAGGTGCAGACGCTGCTGCAGACGCTGCTGCAGACGCACGCGCCGCGCCGCAGTCAGGCCGTGCTGCGCGCGTGGCACGCCGCTCTCGACCCCACGTAA
- a CDS encoding alpha/beta hydrolase family protein, with protein sequence MTATAPDAAAQTAPTTPNTAGPQTAAPFLPGDARPDAPELAARGSFAVGVRTVTLVNPGQPDLARAPQSGPVPRADRRLTVEVWYPTANGAKETVTYTDTLTSGKAFTFDGRAARDAKPLSGQAFPLVIVSHGYTGSRYLLTYLTEHLASRGYVVAAIDHTDSTHDNRGPFNSTLVNRAPDINFTLDQIAKLGAPGSGSPLSGTLDASRAAVLGYSMGGYGALNAAGAGYAPKVAALLPGGTLTPRQTGAFTPDPRIRAAVAFAPWGGPSAARGLGVPTGEYGFWDARGLEGLKVPTLFVVGDHDDVSGFEEGVKPLFENAVNADRYLLVYQNARHNIAPNPAPSLPGLSFADHEHYADPVWDSARLNNLNQHFVTAFLNLNLKGDAGAAAYLNVPTPIAANATGQNAWKGFAPRTMLGLELYHLRPR encoded by the coding sequence ATGACCGCCACTGCCCCGGACGCCGCCGCCCAGACCGCCCCCACCACCCCGAACACTGCGGGGCCCCAGACGGCCGCGCCGTTCCTGCCCGGCGACGCCCGCCCCGACGCGCCGGAACTCGCCGCGCGCGGCAGCTTCGCGGTGGGCGTGCGCACCGTCACGCTGGTCAACCCGGGCCAGCCCGACCTCGCCCGCGCGCCCCAGAGCGGGCCCGTGCCCCGCGCCGACCGCCGCCTGACCGTGGAAGTCTGGTACCCCACCGCGAACGGCGCGAAGGAAACCGTCACGTACACCGACACCCTGACCAGCGGCAAGGCCTTCACCTTCGACGGCCGCGCCGCCCGGGACGCCAAGCCCCTGAGCGGGCAGGCGTTCCCGCTGGTCATCGTGTCGCACGGGTACACCGGGAGCCGCTACCTCCTGACGTACCTCACCGAGCACCTCGCCAGCCGCGGGTACGTCGTGGCGGCCATCGACCACACCGACAGCACCCACGACAACCGCGGACCGTTCAACAGCACCCTGGTGAACCGCGCGCCCGACATCAACTTCACCCTCGACCAGATCGCCAAGCTCGGCGCGCCCGGCAGCGGCTCCCCGCTGAGCGGCACCCTTGACGCCAGCCGCGCGGCCGTCCTCGGGTACTCCATGGGCGGCTACGGCGCGCTGAACGCCGCCGGGGCCGGGTACGCCCCCAAGGTCGCGGCGCTGCTGCCCGGCGGGACCCTGACCCCCCGCCAGACCGGCGCGTTCACGCCCGACCCACGCATCCGCGCCGCCGTCGCCTTCGCGCCGTGGGGCGGCCCCAGCGCCGCGCGCGGCCTGGGCGTCCCCACCGGCGAGTACGGCTTCTGGGACGCCAGAGGGCTGGAGGGCCTGAAAGTCCCCACCCTGTTCGTCGTGGGCGACCATGACGACGTGTCCGGCTTCGAGGAAGGCGTCAAACCGCTGTTCGAGAACGCCGTGAACGCCGACCGGTACCTGCTGGTGTACCAGAACGCCCGCCACAACATCGCCCCGAACCCCGCGCCCAGCCTGCCGGGCCTGAGCTTCGCCGACCACGAGCACTACGCCGACCCGGTGTGGGACAGCGCCCGCCTGAACAACCTCAACCAGCACTTCGTCACCGCCTTCCTGAACCTGAACCTGAAGGGCGACGCGGGCGCCGCCGCGTACCTGAACGTCCCCACGCCCATCGCCGCGAACGCCACCGGGCAGAACGCCTGGAAGGGCTTCGCGCCCCGCACCATGCTGGGCCTGGAGCTGTACCACCTGCGCCCCCGCTGA
- a CDS encoding sulfurtransferase: MDYAKDVLVSTDWVEQNLNTPGIRLIEVDEDILLYDTGHAPGAVKLDWQVDLWHPVERDFITPDKVSDLLGRLGIQADDTIVLYGDKSNWWASYAYWFLSYSGIKNTMKLMNGGRQKWVAEGRPTTTDAPSVEATSYPALTRDDSLRAYRDEVKAHLESVRGGTGALVDVRSPDEFSGKVTHMPNYPQEGVLRGGHIPGARSIPWAKATNEDGTFKSADELKALYEGEGVTADKDVIAYCRIAERSSHSWFVLRELLGYPKVRNYDGSWTEWGNAVGLPIEKSYSEA; encoded by the coding sequence ATGGACTACGCGAAAGACGTACTCGTCAGCACCGACTGGGTCGAACAGAACCTCAACACGCCCGGCATCCGCCTGATCGAGGTGGACGAGGACATCCTCCTCTACGACACCGGCCACGCCCCCGGCGCCGTGAAACTCGACTGGCAGGTCGACCTGTGGCACCCCGTCGAACGTGACTTCATCACCCCCGACAAGGTCAGCGACCTGCTGGGTCGCCTGGGCATCCAGGCCGACGACACCATCGTGCTGTACGGCGACAAGAGCAACTGGTGGGCCAGCTACGCCTACTGGTTCCTGTCCTACAGCGGCATCAAGAACACGATGAAACTCATGAACGGCGGCCGCCAGAAGTGGGTCGCGGAGGGCCGCCCCACCACCACCGACGCCCCCAGCGTCGAGGCGACCAGCTACCCCGCCCTGACCCGCGACGACAGCCTGCGTGCCTACCGCGACGAGGTCAAGGCCCACCTGGAGAGCGTCAGGGGCGGCACCGGCGCGCTGGTGGACGTCCGCAGCCCCGACGAGTTCAGCGGCAAGGTCACGCACATGCCCAACTACCCGCAGGAAGGCGTGCTGCGCGGCGGGCACATCCCCGGCGCGCGCAGCATCCCCTGGGCGAAGGCCACCAACGAGGACGGCACCTTCAAGTCGGCCGACGAACTCAAGGCCCTGTACGAGGGTGAGGGCGTCACCGCCGACAAGGACGTCATCGCGTACTGCCGCATCGCCGAACGCAGCAGCCACAGCTGGTTCGTGCTGCGCGAACTGCTCGGGTACCCCAAGGTCCGCAACTACGACGGCAGCTGGACCGAGTGGGGCAACGCCGTGGGCCTGCCCATCGAGAAGAGCTACAGCGAGGCGTAA
- a CDS encoding SufE family protein produces MTDAAPALPEKLQSIVSMFRSAPKPLRLQALLEYSKKLPGLPEKYLEHPEFLQPVPECTSPFFLVTEQDEQGGMHLYFKVPEEAPTVRGYAGILHEALDGAQPEEILSIPDQFYMDMGLTELITPMRLRGMGAILMRLKNDVREHAKA; encoded by the coding sequence ATGACCGACGCCGCGCCCGCCCTGCCGGAAAAACTCCAGAGCATCGTCAGCATGTTCCGCAGCGCCCCCAAACCCCTGCGCCTCCAGGCCCTGCTGGAATACAGCAAGAAACTCCCCGGCCTGCCCGAGAAGTACCTCGAGCACCCCGAGTTCCTCCAGCCCGTCCCCGAATGCACCAGCCCCTTCTTCCTCGTCACCGAGCAGGACGAGCAGGGCGGCATGCACCTGTACTTCAAGGTCCCCGAGGAAGCCCCCACCGTCCGCGGCTACGCCGGCATCCTGCACGAGGCGCTGGACGGCGCGCAGCCCGAGGAGATCCTGAGCATCCCGGACCAGTTCTACATGGACATGGGCCTGACCGAACTGATCACCCCCATGCGCCTGCGCGGGATGGGCGCCATCCTGATGCGCCTGAAGAACGACGTCCGCGAGCACGCCAAAGCTTAA